DNA sequence from the Halococcus salsus genome:
CGCACACGGCGACCACGACCACACCCACGGCGACCACTCACACGACGGACACACCCACGCGGAGGGCGCGGGTCCGTCCCGGAGCTACGCCGAGGTGGTCGAACTGGTCGAATCGATGGGACTCCCCGCCGGCGTGGAGGCCGACGCGAAGGCGGTCTTCGAGGTCCTCGGGCGGGCGGAGGCCGCGGTCCACGGCACCGACCTCGACGAGACCCACTTCCACGAGGTCGGCGCGGACGACGCGATCGCGGACGTGGTGGGCGCGGCGCTGCTCCTCGCCGACCTCGACGTCGAGCGCGTGGTGACGACCCCGGTCGCGACCGGCGGTGGCGAGGTCGGGATGAGCCACGGGGTCTACCCGATCCCGGCTCCCGCCGTGGTCGAGGTCGCCGAACGTGCGAGTTGGGCGCTCCGCGGCGGGCCGGTCGAGGCCGAACTCCTCACCCCGACGGGCGCGGCGATCCTCGCCCACTTCGCCGACGGCGTCGAACAGCTCCCGACGCTCGACGTCGATGGCTCGGGCTACGGTGCCGGTGACACGGACTTCCCCGAGCATCCCAACGTGCTCCGCGCGCTGGTCGGGGACGGCCAGGGAAGTCTCGTACCCGACGAGATCCGGGTGCTCGAAACCACGCTCGACGACGTCACTCCCGAACTCCTCGGTGGGCTCCACGAGCGCCTGAAGGGGGCGGGCGCGCGCGACGTCTCGGTGTTCCCCACGACGATGAAGAAATCCCGACCCGGCCACCTCGTTCAAGTCATCGTCAAACCCGAGGACGTCGAGCGGGTGGCGCGAGCGCTCGCCGTCGAGACCGGCACCCTCGGCGTTCGCGAGACCGGCGCGCGTCACCGCTGGATCGCCGAGCGCGCCTTCGAAACCGCCGAGATCGAAATCGACGGGACGACTCACGAGGTCACGGTGAAGATCGCCAGCGATACCGAAGGTAGCGTCTACGACGTGAGCGCCGAGTACGACGACGCGGCCGCCGTCGCCGCCGAAACCGGGCTCCCGATTCGAGAAATCATGCGGCGGGCGGAGAACGTGGTTCGGGACTAGTTCTCGCCGCTTCGTTCCCGCCACGCTTGACGCGCGTCGAGTGCTGGCCGGTGGAAGTCGAGCGTCCACTCGGGCACGTCCTCGACCCTCCAATAATCGAGTGCTGCCCCTTCGTTGGACAACTGGAGCGTGCCACCGGTCGCGCGACAGAGGTAGAGTAGCAGTACGTGTCCGTGGGGGTTGAGCGGGTTCGGATCCAT
Encoded proteins:
- the larC gene encoding nickel pincer cofactor biosynthesis protein LarC; this translates as MRTLAFDGRMGASGDMVCAALVAAGAEPSVLEPVEEILDVRYRVGTTEKNGIAATTVDVLLDSEDRNQNEHGHDHSHDSHDHSHEEHSHEHSHGDHAHGDHDHTHGDHSHDGHTHAEGAGPSRSYAEVVELVESMGLPAGVEADAKAVFEVLGRAEAAVHGTDLDETHFHEVGADDAIADVVGAALLLADLDVERVVTTPVATGGGEVGMSHGVYPIPAPAVVEVAERASWALRGGPVEAELLTPTGAAILAHFADGVEQLPTLDVDGSGYGAGDTDFPEHPNVLRALVGDGQGSLVPDEIRVLETTLDDVTPELLGGLHERLKGAGARDVSVFPTTMKKSRPGHLVQVIVKPEDVERVARALAVETGTLGVRETGARHRWIAERAFETAEIEIDGTTHEVTVKIASDTEGSVYDVSAEYDDAAAVAAETGLPIREIMRRAENVVRD